From the Perca flavescens isolate YP-PL-M2 chromosome 21, PFLA_1.0, whole genome shotgun sequence genome, one window contains:
- the syt5b gene encoding synaptotagmin Vb, with product MRLASVGVRARRAAEPSEPEPEEATEPVHHEHSHTEHHEHSHTEHHEHSHTEHHPGHDYNHMKDKFMNELGHLPIPVWAVAAIVLVVLVLVACLIFCLFKKCCGKKKKPKKVRERKTGRRKKEKEGEGEAGEKEGEVKKEGEEEEKEQEKLGKLEFSLDYNFTDAQLIVGILQAQDLAAMDMGGTSDPYVKVFLLPDKKKKYETKVQRKNLCPVFNETFIFKIPYAELGGKTLVLQVFDFDRFSKHDMIGEIKIPMNSVDLGQPLQQWRDVESGEKEEQEKLGDICVSLRYVPTAGKLTVNIMEAKNLKKMDVGGLSDPYVKIVLQQNGKRIKKKKTTVKKNTLNPYFNESFSFDVPFEQIQKVQVVLTVFDYDKLGSNDPIGKTFMGYGATGVGLRHWSEMLANPRRPVAQWHTLLPEEEVDAAVKAKPR from the exons ATGAGGTTGGCCAGTGTTGGGGTACGGGCCCGGAGGGCTGCAGAGCCATCCGAACCCGAGCCAGAGGAAGCAACGGAGCCAGTTCACCACGAGCACTCCCATACAGAACACCACGAGCACTCGCATACAGAACACCACGAGCACTCGCATACAGAACATCACCCCGGCCATGACTACAACCACATGAAGGACAAATTCATGAATGAACTTGGTCATCTGCCAA TTCCTGTGTGGGCAGTAGCAGCCATTGTTTTGGTGGTTCTGGTTTTGGTGGCATGCCTCATCTTCTGTCTTTTCAAGAAATGCTgcgggaaaaagaaaaagccaaaGAAAGTGAGGGAGAGGAAGACGGGTCGCCgcaaaaaggaaaaggaaggtGAAGGAGAGGCTGGAGAGAAG GAGGGGGAGGTGaagaaggaaggagaggaagaggagaaagaacAGGAAAAGTTGGGTAAACTGGAGTTCTCGTTGGATTACAACTTCACAGATGCCCAG CTTATAGTGGGCATCCTTCAGGCTCAGGACCTTGCTGCTATGGACATGGGGGGGACCTCGGACCCTTATGTTAAAGTCTTTTTGTTGCCagacaaaaagaagaagtaCGAGACCAAAGTTCAACGCAAGAATTTATGCCCCGTTTTCAACGAGACTTTTATCTTCAAG ATCCCGTATGCAGAGTTGGGCGGAAAGACTTTGGTGCTGCAGGTTTTTGACTTTGATCGTTTCTCCAAGCATGATATGATCGGCGAGATAAAGATTCCCATGAACAGCGTTGATTTGGGCCAGCCATTGCAACAGTGGAGAGACGTGGAGAGTGGTGAGAAGGAAGAG CAAGAAAAATTGGGTGATATTTGCGTTTCTTTACGGTATGTACCCACTGCTGGAAAACTGACAGTGAACATCATGGAGGCAAAGAATCTGAAGAAAATGGATGTTGGTGGCTTATCAG ATCCGTATGTGAAGATTGTTCTGCAGCAAAATGGTAAACGGATTAAGAAGAAAAAGACGACAGTCAAGAAAAACACGCTCAATCCTTACTTTAATGAGAGTTTCAGCTTTGATGTCCCCTTTGAGCAGATACAG AAAGTGCAGGTCGTCCTCACAGTGTTTGACTATGATAAACTTGGGAGCAATGACCCCATTGGAAAAACCTTTATGGGTTATGGAGCTACAGGAGTTGGCCTGCGCCACTGGTCAGAAATGCTTGCCAATCCCAGACGTCCAGTAGCCCAGTGGCACACTCTCCTGCCAGAAGAAGAAGTCGATGCAGCAGTCAAAGCAAAACCTCGTTAG